The window CTCATATTTTTAAAGGAGGCAATCAAGAAGTGGAGAAAGGATGAGGGTCAAAAAGAAACGAAAGAGCTTAATGACTCAAAGAACCGGGTTAGTGAACTTGAGAAGCTTACTGAATCCAGACCTCTCACTACTGAGGAAGTGAATACATGGAATAATGGATTTAAAAAGATAATGGAGTTAGAAAGATTAGCGATTCTGGATATAAAACAGAAGGCGAGAATAAAATGGACCATTGATGGGGATGAAAACTCTAAGTTCTTTCATGGTTATGTCAATAATAAAAACAGTAGGAACCTTCTGCATGGACTCATGATTAATGGTCGTTCGATAACTGAAGTTAATGAGATCAAGGAGGAAGCATTTATATTTTTCAAGAAAAAATTCACGAAAGAACATGTTTCCATGCCTAAATTCATCAACCCGTTATTCAAAAAGATCTCAATGTTGAATGCCATTAGAATTGAATCTCCTTTCAGTATTGAAGAGGTCAAAGCTGCGATCTGGAAATGTGGTTGCGAAAAAGCCCCTGGACCTGATGGTTACACCTATAagttttttagaaaattttgggaCATAATCAAATATGACGTGATGAATTTTGTGAGGTTCTTTGAAGAGTTTGGTTTGCTATCTCGTGGGTGTAATTCTTCTTTCGTTACCCTTGCTCCTAAAATTAAGGACCCACTATCATTGAATGATTTCCATCCCATAAGTCTTATAGGATGCTTGAGTAAGATCATAAGTAAAATATTATCCATTCGATTAAAGTCTGTAATTAGAGAGATAATTGATGATGTCCAATCGGCATATGTGGAAGGGCGCTGGATCTTTGAAGGTCCCCGTATGATCAATGAGATTTGTTCATGGGCAAAGTGGATTAAGAGGAAAATTCTTCTCTTCAAGGTTGACTTTAACAAAGCATTTGATTCGCTGAACTAGGAATACTTAGACTCTATTCTTGAACAAATGGGGTTTGGGAATAAATGGAGGATGTGGATTCGGGGATGTTTAAATTTGGCAAGGGCATCCGTCATCATCAATGGCTCTCCAACGAAGGAATTCTCTATAACTAATGGTGTACGACAAGGAGATCCCCTCTCTCCATATTTATACATTATTGCGATGGAGGGGTTAAATGTGGCTCTTAAGTCGGCTTGTGATAAAGGTAAAGGGGTCCAAATCCCAGGAAACGGTCCTACACTATCTCATCTCTTCTATGCGGACGATGCATTGTTCATTGGTGAGTGGTCCCGAGCTAATCTGAAAAACCTTGCACACATTTTAAGGTGTTTTCATATATCATTGGGTCTCAAAGTTAATTTCCATAAATCAAGAGTTTTCAGTATCGGTGCCACTTTGCAAGAAACAGAGAATTGGGCAAACTTATTAGGGTGTGATGCTGGAGTTCTTCCTTTCGACTACCTTGGTGTATCGGTTGGTGCCAACATGAATCTTAAAAAAATTGGAAGCCAATTATCAAGAAATTCCACTCCAAATTATCTCTCTGGAAGGCCAGAACCCTCTCGTTCGGAGGTAGATTGACGCTAATTAAGTTAGTTCTTGGTAATCTCCCCAATTACTACTTATCACTATTCAAGGCTCCAATGGGTGTATTAGATGAGATGGAGAAAATCAGGAGAACGTTTCTATGGGGTAGGGCGACGAAAGGAAGAAGATACACTAGGACTCAGGGGAAAAAATCCTGGCATCGAAAAGTGATGGGGGATTGGGAGTGGGCTCTATACAAGCATTAAATATTGGGCTACTCGTGAAATGGTGGTGGCGTCTAAAAAATGAGAAACAATCTCTTTGGGCTCGAGTAATACTTGGAATTCATAACTTGTCCAACAAACCCTTTGATACTTATCTAGATGAAGTAGTACGGGGGTATGGAACACCATTGGTGGAATTTAAAAGGACATGTTAAGACATGGAGTGGAAGTTAGTGATGTTTTCAAGTTGATGGTTGAAACTAGAAACGAAATTCAATTCTGGTATGACTCTTGGTTAGGTCCGGGCAACTTAAAAACAAAATACCCGACCCTATTCGAATTAGAATCCAGGAAAAGGTGTTCAGTTGCTGACAGAATTGCGAGACCAACTAGCTCATGGAACTGGAAGTCCTGTCCCTCTACTCTTGGGTTGGAGCCTGCTGTTAGAGCACTAACCAATGACCTTTCTAGTGTTCGCCTAGGTCATGGAGCAGATCATTGGAGATGTAAGCTAACTAGTGATGGTAATTATACTGTTAGTTCTCTCATAAAGGTTATTGATTCTCATCCCAGTAACATTTTGCGCTCCTCAGCATTACAATGGAGTAAGGAGGTCCCAATTAAGGTGTTAAGCTTCATTTGGAGAGCTGCACAAGGTAGAATACCCGTAGCAGCTGCCTTGGAAACTAGGGGTATTAAGGTCATTTCAATGTTGTGTTTCTCTTGTATTGGACATTCGGAGTATGCAGACCATGTTCTTATTTATTTCCCTTTCGCATCTACGATCAGGAACAACATTATGAGCTGGTGTGGGGGTAAACTTTGATCAAAACTCAATAAAAAGTACAGGAGACCTGCTACATGCGGTAGCCACATGGGGAAGTTGTCTGAAGAAAAGGAAGCGGCTAGCTGTAATATGCTATTGAATGTTATGGAATATATGGTGGTTTAGGAACAAACGTTTGTTTAAATGGAGGGTATATCATCGACTCACGATACTGAATACATTAAGACTATGGTCTTTTTTTGGTGTAAACACAGGGGTAAAAATGTGAGTTGTAATTGGGACAAGTGGCTAGCCTCTTCATTTATTGGTGTGTAATAGTCTTAACTCTCTGTATGTATTGttcagtccctacaaatcaggaaTCAATTCAAcgctttttttttgtaatttgataACTACCATGGGAATATATACTTTGTTTGACGTATTGAATTCAATCCTAATTATCCCATTTCTCTTTCACTCTACTGGACATCGATGGTGATGGAAACATGTGGGTTTGATTTTGTGTTCACCCGTGGCTGATTTGGTTATCTCCTGTCAACGCACTATCTACAGCCACCACCACTCACCCTGTTCTTCATCCTTTTTCCTATTGGTAAGATTGTTTTCAATTTGTACTTATCTTTTTTAAAGCTTCAACCTTAACCGAAAAATATGTGTTCATGAAATCGAATAAGTTGGTTTAATAAATTTGAATGTGCACGACAACCATTCGATAAAATGCCTACATGAATTTAGAGTGTAATCCTATTTTGGGTTTGCTCTATATTGGTTCAACAAGTTTCCTAGAGATAATCATATTTTTTCCGGGATTTGCATGCTTGAAATTTATAATTAGATTATTTTTTTGAATTAATTTGTGTTGGATATATGTAGTTGTTCTTgaaatatttatgtatttttgccCTGGAGGATGAAAGATGGATCAATCTCTTCTCATAGAAGTTCTCCTCACATTAATAGGCtcttttttgttttaaatttaagaaaattTTGGTTATTGTAATGTTTTTTATGGAGTTAAACATGCTGAGTCAACCCTAAAAGTGGATCtagcatcattagctccttcaggATGGGATTGACGTATGGAACCATTGACAGTGAACGTGTCATTTGTCCTTACTATTGATAAATTATGGATTCTtttttaatgattatgaaaaacaTAACTAAATGCAAGAAAGATGACAACAATATGCAAGACTAAATCACAAATGCAAGACTAAATCAGTGACATGGCAACAAACAAGGTGAAGCATCATACTTTAATGATTTTCGTTACACCATTGTAGTAAACATGCCTCTTTTATTTTTAGCTTTTTAGTGATTTGAGTAAAATGAACATTACTATATCTGATTGGACATTTTTGCTGTTTTGACTCATTAGCATTTGACAATGAGAAAAATGGGGAGTTCTTTTGTTATTCTTTATTAATAGTAACATACTGTCTGAACTGGCATCTTTTATAGAAATATTTTATAgaaaaaatgttttgtttttaattttgatgtttattGCCTGCAATCAACAATTTTACTTTGAAATTATGTAATTTGGTATGAGTCTGATCACTAATGTCATTATTTTGGTACGACTAGAGGTTTCAATAGGGGCAAAAGAAAAAAGAGTAATGAGTCTAAATATctgatgtaaaaaaaaaattgatctggttctaagataaaaaaaaataccaagTTTGATCTTTGATGTGAGGTCAAGTATGATGCAATGTcaaaaaaatgtttcaaaaatAACAACGTACTCTCTAAAATAGCAgttttaatagcaacatactttcaattTCTAAATTTCTTTTGATGTCTATTAACAACAACATACTTTCTAAAATGGCAGTTTTTATAACAACATACATTcaaaaaaatgtgtttttattCTTGATGTTTATTTATAGCAACACACTTTCTGAAATGTTAGTTTTTATAGCAACCCACTTTAAAAAAAAAcgttttactttttatttttgacGTCCATTAGTATCGATgcgattttttttaataatatgtttttttttcaaaatattcaTGAAATGGCAATACGGAATTCTATTTTCATGAAATGGCAATCTACTTATGTGATTATGTATTATTGTGTGAATTTCGGGACTTTGATAATTTTTCAAATAAGGTTGGTTACCTCTCAAGACGTCACTTATTTAGTGGTCTGGTCTTGCTCAAGTTTCTGTTGCTTCGAGAAAGCATTTTGATGTGGTGGTTTGCATTATCTTTTGGATCCTTTAgaagtatcataacaagtttatTAACGGTGAAACCTAAATGAGATGTAATCTTTTATGATATTGTTTCGTACTCTTACTTTTGGATATCACAAAGAAGTAAGTCTAGAACTTTGTTTTGGCATCGTTAGTTAGATAATCTTTGCCATGTAGCTCtcttgaaaattttattttgctCTTTCATAGATCTTTTGTTTATATAATTCCACCATTCCAAAAAAAATAGTATTATCATGTACGATTTTTGGTTTTATTTTCGGTCTAttagattttatattttatttataacatGATTATTTTATCATTAATCTTCGATAAAGAacatttttgatgttttgaatactca of the Lactuca sativa cultivar Salinas chromosome 6, Lsat_Salinas_v11, whole genome shotgun sequence genome contains:
- the LOC111883513 gene encoding uncharacterized mitochondrial protein AtMg01250-like; the encoded protein is MGFGNKWRMWIRGCLNLARASVIINGSPTKEFSITNGVRQGDPLSPYLYIIAMEGLNVALKSACDKGKGVQIPGNGPTLSHLFYADDALFIGEWSRANLKNLAHILRCFHISLGLKVNFHKSRVFSIGATLQETENWANLLGCDAGVLPFDYLGVSVGANMNLKKIGSQLSRNSTPNYLSGRPEPSRSEVD